A portion of the Motacilla alba alba isolate MOTALB_02 chromosome 19, Motacilla_alba_V1.0_pri, whole genome shotgun sequence genome contains these proteins:
- the HSPB1 gene encoding heat shock protein beta-1 produces MAERRVPFTFLRSPSWDPFRDWYHGSRLFDQSFGMPHIPEDWYKWPSGSAWPGYFRLLPRESALMPAPGSPFGQALSQQLSSGISEICQTADSWKVTLDVNHFAPEELVVKTKDNIVEITGKHEEKQDEHGFISRCFTRKYTLPPGVEATAVRSSLSPDGMLTVEAPLPKPAIQSAEITIPVTVESQAKEPAKK; encoded by the exons ATGGCCGAGCGCCGCGTCCCCTTCACCTTCCTGcgcagccccagctgggaccCCTTCCGCGACTGGTACCATGGCAGCCGCCTCTTCGACCAGTCCTTCGGGATGCCGCACATCCCCGAGGATTGGTACAAGTGGCCCAGCGGCAGCGCCTGGCCCGGCTATTTCCGCCTGCTGCCCCGGGAGAGCGCCCTGATGCCGGCGCCCGGCTCGCCCTTCGGGCAGGCgctgagccagcagctcagcagcgGCATCTCCGAGATCTGCCAGACCGCCGACAGCTGGAAGGTCACCTTGGACGTCAACCACTTCGCGCCCGAGGAGCTGGTGGTCAAAACCAAGGATAATATCGTGGAGATAACCG gCAAACACGAGGAGAAGCAGGACGAACACGGCTTCATCTCCAGGTGCTTCACCCGAAAATACAC ccttcccCCTGGTGTCGAAGCCACGGCCGTGCGGTCCTCGCTGTCTCCCGATGGAATGCTGACGGTGGAGGCCCCCCTGCCCAAACCCGCCATCCAGTCTGCCGAAATCACCATCCCCGTCACCGTGGAGAGCCAGGCCAAGGAGCCGGCCAAGAAGTAG